One region of Acidovorax sp. T1 genomic DNA includes:
- a CDS encoding CysB family HTH-type transcriptional regulator, whose protein sequence is MNLHQFRFVQEAARRNLNLTEAAKALHTSQPGVSKAIIELEEELGIDIFARHGKRLKRITEPGQHVLKSIEIIMREVGNLKRIGEQFSAQDSGTLSIATTHTQARYVLPVPVARLREAYPKVNISLHQTTPDQVARMVIDEVAEIGMATESLADYPELVTLPCYEWEHVLVLPPGHPLTQKERIGLDDIAHEPLITYHPTFTGRGKIDLAFSTRRLQPRIALEAIDSDVIKTYVRLGLGIGIVAEMAMRDDPVGDLVVRPVGHLFGQSVARVAFKRGAYLRNFVYKFAELLSDRLSRELIARAMTGHINDYEL, encoded by the coding sequence ATGAACCTACACCAATTCCGATTTGTTCAAGAGGCGGCACGCCGCAACCTCAATCTGACCGAGGCCGCCAAGGCGCTGCACACTTCGCAGCCTGGTGTATCCAAGGCAATCATCGAGTTGGAAGAAGAACTCGGAATTGATATATTCGCCCGCCATGGAAAGCGGCTCAAGCGCATCACAGAACCTGGCCAGCACGTTCTCAAAAGCATTGAAATCATCATGCGCGAGGTGGGAAACCTGAAGCGCATTGGCGAACAGTTCAGCGCGCAGGATAGTGGCACCCTGTCGATCGCAACCACCCACACCCAAGCGCGCTATGTGTTGCCGGTCCCTGTGGCCCGCCTGCGAGAGGCGTATCCAAAAGTCAACATCAGCCTGCACCAGACCACTCCCGACCAGGTCGCACGCATGGTGATAGACGAAGTGGCGGAAATTGGGATGGCCACCGAGTCGCTGGCAGACTATCCCGAACTGGTGACCCTGCCCTGCTATGAGTGGGAACATGTATTGGTGCTCCCTCCGGGCCACCCGCTGACCCAGAAAGAGCGCATTGGACTGGATGACATCGCCCACGAGCCCCTCATTACCTACCACCCAACGTTCACTGGTCGCGGAAAAATTGATTTGGCCTTTTCAACCAGGCGCTTGCAGCCTCGTATTGCACTCGAAGCCATTGACTCCGATGTAATCAAGACGTATGTGCGCCTGGGCCTGGGCATCGGAATCGTCGCAGAAATGGCTATGCGCGATGATCCTGTTGGTGATCTGGTCGTACGCCCCGTCGGGCATCTTTTCGGCCAGAGCGTGGCGCGCGTGGCGTTCAAGCGAGGCGCCTATTTGCGCAATTTTGTCTACAAGTTCGCCGAATTGCTCAGCGACCGCTTGAGCCGCGAACTGATAGCCCGCGCCATGACGGGGCATATCAACGATTACGAACTCTGA
- a CDS encoding transposase, with protein sequence MSQEIPNSRSRVPRTRRVYSAQFKVELIAACQQPGASIAATAREHGMNANVLHRWLKEHRLGLHQPTCDTAHAVASGIAPHCDDAAAEPMANAQPVRAPAHLPHASTVPAFIAMTLGSPAMGPQPAGAQAAPSAASATPSSDIRIECCHHGTLVTVNWPVAAAGECSRALQGLLQVLRQ encoded by the coding sequence ATGTCTCAAGAGATCCCCAACTCGCGCTCCCGTGTCCCCCGCACACGCCGGGTCTACAGCGCGCAATTCAAGGTTGAACTGATCGCCGCGTGCCAGCAGCCCGGCGCATCAATTGCCGCCACAGCACGTGAACATGGCATGAATGCCAATGTGCTGCATCGCTGGCTCAAGGAGCATCGTCTGGGCCTTCACCAGCCCACCTGCGATACCGCGCATGCTGTGGCGTCCGGCATCGCCCCGCACTGCGACGATGCAGCGGCTGAGCCAATGGCCAATGCACAGCCTGTTCGTGCCCCGGCGCATCTGCCTCATGCCAGCACCGTGCCCGCCTTCATCGCGATGACGCTGGGCTCGCCGGCGATGGGGCCTCAGCCAGCGGGTGCGCAAGCTGCCCCAAGTGCTGCATCGGCAACTCCCTCATCAGACATCCGCATCGAGTGCTGTCATCACGGCACCCTCGTGACGGTCAATTGGCCGGTGGCCGCTGCTGGCGAGTGTTCCCGCGCATTGCAGGGTTTGCTCCAGGTGCTGCGGCAATGA
- the lptG gene encoding LPS export ABC transporter permease LptG, which produces MKLLRRFIHREALLAVGFVTLGFLALFFFFDLIDELRLVGRTGPDGYQLSHALLFVSLSIPSHLYELLPITVLIGTIFVMARLAQSSEFTIMRTSGMGPWQALRTLLALGGLFVLLTFAVGDYIAPLTERAAQLIKVRHLGRLTSGATGAWLKERQQDHSFAVNVRALTPDGGMLDVRIFEFDEKGRLASQTDSATGRFALPGGWELQQVRRSSFLQPDSEKARVDQLQVPTLLWPTRISADMVAASLIKPDRMATFDLFQYIRHLDANGQSAQRYEIEFWRKVFYPLSCLVMVVLALPFAYLHFRAGGIAGYVFGGVMAGISFFLLNNVFGYAGNLQNWSPWLTAAAPGLIYSLLSLAAFGWLVLRR; this is translated from the coding sequence ATGAAACTTCTTCGCCGTTTCATTCATCGCGAAGCCCTGCTTGCAGTGGGATTTGTGACGCTCGGGTTTCTGGCACTGTTTTTCTTCTTTGATCTGATCGACGAGCTGCGCCTGGTTGGACGGACCGGCCCAGACGGCTACCAGCTCTCCCATGCGCTGCTGTTTGTGTCCCTGAGCATTCCCAGTCACCTCTACGAGTTATTGCCTATCACAGTGCTCATCGGTACCATTTTCGTGATGGCACGGCTGGCACAAAGCTCAGAGTTCACCATCATGCGTACCAGCGGCATGGGTCCATGGCAGGCATTGCGCACATTGCTGGCTCTGGGTGGATTATTCGTGCTGCTGACCTTTGCCGTAGGCGACTACATTGCCCCCCTGACTGAACGTGCAGCGCAGCTCATCAAGGTACGCCACCTGGGCCGCTTGACGTCTGGCGCCACTGGTGCCTGGCTCAAGGAACGCCAGCAAGACCATTCTTTTGCGGTGAATGTGCGCGCTTTGACGCCCGATGGCGGCATGCTGGATGTGCGCATTTTCGAGTTTGACGAAAAGGGCCGACTAGCTTCGCAGACCGATTCTGCAACCGGGCGTTTCGCCCTCCCAGGGGGCTGGGAACTGCAACAGGTGCGGCGCAGCAGCTTTCTTCAGCCCGACAGCGAAAAAGCACGGGTGGATCAACTGCAGGTTCCTACCCTGCTATGGCCGACTCGCATCAGCGCGGACATGGTGGCGGCCTCGCTGATCAAGCCCGACCGCATGGCTACGTTCGACCTGTTTCAGTACATCCGTCATCTTGATGCCAATGGCCAGTCAGCACAACGGTATGAAATTGAATTCTGGCGCAAGGTTTTTTATCCGCTGAGCTGCCTGGTGATGGTGGTGCTGGCATTGCCCTTTGCCTACTTGCACTTTCGGGCCGGCGGTATTGCGGGGTACGTTTTTGGCGGCGTGATGGCAGGCATCAGTTTCTTCCTGTTGAACAATGTATTCGGTTACGCCGGAAATCTGCAAAATTGGTCGCCATGGCTGACGGCTGCCGCCCCAGGATTGATTTACTCCCTGTTGTCACTTGCAGCCTTCGGCTGGCTGGTATTGCGACGCTGA
- a CDS encoding pyridoxal phosphate-dependent aminotransferase: protein MTPTLTRSITPTFPSKLPQVGTTIFTVMSALAAEHGAVNLGQGFPDFECDPALTDAVTHAMKAGHNQYPPMPGIAALREAVASKIEALHGRKYSANAEITITAGATQAILTAILAIVHAGDEVIVLDPCYDSYAPNIELAGGSVVRVPLTPGTFRPNFGLIAAAITPRTRALIINSPHNPSASIWSAEDMLTLQDLLAPTNILLISDEVYEHMVFDGAEHQSAARYPDLAARAFVVSSFGKTFHVTGWKIGTVAAPASLTAEFRKVHQFNVFTVNTPMQHGLAEYLRDPAPYLQLPTFYQAKRDLFRQGLEGSRLKLLPSTGSYFQCVDISAVSDLNEAEFCQWLTREAGVAAIPLSAFYGDGFDQGVVRFCFAKKDETLRDAIGKLRKISSAPTF, encoded by the coding sequence ATGACGCCCACCCTCACGAGATCAATCACCCCCACATTTCCCAGCAAGCTGCCTCAGGTCGGCACCACCATTTTCACAGTCATGTCAGCGCTGGCCGCCGAACATGGCGCCGTGAATCTGGGCCAGGGTTTTCCGGACTTTGAATGTGACCCTGCCCTGACCGATGCCGTAACCCATGCCATGAAGGCCGGACATAACCAATACCCGCCCATGCCGGGGATTGCAGCATTGCGCGAAGCCGTTGCTTCAAAAATAGAAGCACTCCATGGCCGAAAATACAGCGCGAACGCCGAAATAACCATCACAGCAGGAGCCACGCAAGCGATCCTTACGGCCATTCTGGCCATCGTCCATGCGGGCGACGAGGTCATCGTACTTGACCCGTGCTATGACAGTTATGCACCTAACATTGAACTGGCTGGTGGCTCCGTTGTGCGGGTGCCTCTTACCCCTGGGACATTTCGCCCCAACTTTGGTCTGATTGCCGCAGCGATCACACCACGCACCCGCGCCCTCATTATCAACAGTCCACACAATCCGAGCGCCTCCATCTGGAGTGCCGAGGATATGCTCACACTGCAAGATCTGCTGGCACCCACCAACATTCTGCTGATCAGCGACGAAGTCTACGAACACATGGTGTTTGATGGTGCTGAGCACCAGAGCGCCGCCCGTTATCCGGACCTTGCCGCCCGCGCGTTCGTCGTATCGAGCTTTGGCAAGACTTTCCATGTCACCGGCTGGAAGATTGGGACTGTAGCAGCACCCGCTTCGCTCACCGCCGAATTCCGCAAGGTGCACCAGTTCAATGTATTCACCGTAAACACCCCGATGCAGCATGGACTGGCGGAGTATTTGAGAGATCCAGCACCATACCTGCAACTGCCAACTTTCTATCAGGCCAAGCGGGACCTTTTCCGCCAAGGATTGGAAGGTTCTCGCTTGAAACTACTACCCAGCACAGGTAGCTATTTCCAGTGTGTGGACATTTCAGCTGTAAGTGATCTGAATGAAGCCGAATTTTGTCAATGGCTCACGCGCGAAGCGGGGGTTGCAGCTATTCCCCTGTCAGCCTTCTATGGCGATGGATTCGATCAAGGTGTCGTTCGCTTTTGTTTTGCAAAAAAGGATGAAACTTTACGTGATGCAATTGGGAAGTTGCGAAAGATCAGTAGTGCCCCAACCTTCTAA
- the istA gene encoding IS21 family transposase gives MPTPRVTMSKIRHTLQLLHGGTLSTRQIGAALGISKSTVSEIASYARVAGVAGVDWALAQTLSDQELQARLYKPPVPRASRHLEPDHAHIHRELRRPGVTLQLLWEEYQQQHGGQAYKYSAFCEKYQAWSRRLKRSMRQTHEAGDKLFVDYAGQTVPIVDASTGEITQAQIFVAVLGAANYTYACATTRQKATDWVASIMSALEFIGGVPRLLVPDQPRALMARPDRYEPTSHRLLEELSTHYGLPVMPARPAKPRDKPKVEVGVQVVERWILARLRHQTFFSLAALNRAIAALLADLNRRPFKKLPGNRASAFAELDRLALRPLPATRMAIARFKRARVNIDYHVELDGHYYSVPHALVGEAVELRITASSLEVLHGSKRVAAHALNPRKGAHTTTPEHMPASHRAHLQWTPAKLIAWGERVGAATAAVVRWQMEHRAHPEQGYRSCLGLMRLGREYGAQRLEAACARAQSIRSPSYKSIASILSCGLDQRPLDAPMPMQASLPLHENVRGPGYYH, from the coding sequence ATGCCCACACCCAGGGTCACCATGAGCAAAATACGACACACACTGCAACTGCTGCACGGCGGGACCTTGAGCACCCGCCAAATCGGAGCCGCCCTCGGCATATCCAAATCCACCGTCAGCGAAATCGCCAGCTACGCCCGCGTGGCCGGCGTGGCCGGCGTGGACTGGGCGCTGGCCCAGACCTTGAGCGACCAAGAACTGCAGGCCCGGCTCTACAAGCCACCGGTGCCCCGCGCGTCGCGCCACCTGGAGCCCGACCACGCCCACATCCACCGCGAACTGCGCCGCCCCGGCGTCACGCTGCAACTGCTGTGGGAGGAGTACCAACAGCAGCACGGCGGCCAGGCGTACAAGTACAGCGCCTTCTGCGAGAAGTACCAAGCCTGGTCCCGGCGATTGAAGCGTTCCATGCGCCAGACCCATGAGGCCGGCGACAAACTCTTCGTGGACTACGCCGGCCAGACGGTGCCCATCGTGGACGCCAGTACCGGCGAGATAACGCAGGCCCAGATATTTGTGGCCGTGCTGGGCGCAGCGAACTACACCTACGCCTGCGCCACTACCAGGCAGAAAGCCACCGACTGGGTGGCCAGCATCATGAGCGCGCTGGAGTTCATCGGCGGCGTCCCCCGCCTGCTGGTGCCCGACCAGCCGCGCGCCTTGATGGCCCGCCCCGACCGCTACGAGCCGACCTCTCACCGCTTGCTCGAAGAGCTCTCGACGCACTACGGCCTGCCCGTCATGCCCGCGCGCCCGGCCAAACCCCGCGACAAGCCGAAGGTGGAGGTCGGCGTGCAGGTGGTCGAGCGCTGGATTCTGGCCCGGCTGCGCCACCAGACTTTCTTCAGCCTGGCCGCCCTGAACCGGGCCATTGCCGCCTTGTTGGCCGACTTGAACCGACGTCCCTTCAAGAAGCTGCCCGGCAACCGCGCCAGCGCCTTTGCCGAACTCGACCGGCTGGCCCTGCGCCCCCTGCCGGCCACACGCATGGCCATTGCCCGCTTCAAGCGCGCCCGCGTCAACATCGATTACCACGTCGAGCTCGACGGCCACTACTACTCGGTGCCCCACGCCCTGGTGGGCGAAGCGGTGGAGTTGCGCATCACGGCCAGTTCGCTCGAAGTCTTGCACGGCAGCAAACGGGTGGCCGCCCATGCACTGAATCCTCGCAAGGGCGCCCACACCACGACGCCAGAGCACATGCCGGCCTCGCATCGGGCGCACCTGCAGTGGACGCCGGCCAAGCTCATCGCCTGGGGCGAGCGGGTGGGAGCGGCCACTGCGGCCGTGGTGCGTTGGCAGATGGAGCACCGTGCCCACCCCGAGCAGGGCTACCGCTCCTGTCTGGGCCTCATGCGCCTGGGGCGTGAGTACGGGGCGCAGCGGCTGGAGGCAGCCTGTGCCCGTGCGCAGTCGATTCGCTCTCCGTCCTACAAGAGCATCGCCTCCATCCTGAGTTGTGGTCTGGACCAGCGGCCGCTGGACGCCCCCATGCCCATGCAGGCCAGCTTGCCACTGCACGAGAACGTGCGCGGGCCGGGCTACTACCACTGA
- a CDS encoding leucyl aminopeptidase, producing MNFDLKTLELPAAATEKCDLLVVLVPEGFKPGQDALSVLVAHALKCGDLESKAGKHLQLYLAPAVSARRVVLVGVGNGSARAIRQAVQAIAATFKLSQVKRAVVCFAGETTADGVCAAIQAVADASYVYTTTKPKADARTLNRVVIGVAHVEAVREAFAQGVGLVEGVEFAREWGNRPANHATPNLLGEAAKSLGRHPRVQCKVHGPAEVARLGMGAFMAVARGSEEPLRLIELRYSGAGKSETPVVLIGKGITFDTGGISIKPAAEMDEMKFDMCGAASVLGVFRALGELQPAINVVGLIPACENMPDGRAVKPGDVVTSMSGQTIEILNTDAEGRLVLCDVLTYAARFKPAAVVDIATLTGACVIALGAVRSGLFSNNDALASALSAAGDVAQDFCWRMPLDEDYAEGLKSNFADIGNVAGRAGGSITAAKFLQRFVGAFPWAHLDIAGTAWKGGAVKGATGRPVGLLVHYLLSRVQPLSAKDAVKKSSPAVSARPNTRSKPA from the coding sequence ATGAACTTTGATCTGAAGACTCTGGAGTTGCCGGCAGCGGCTACTGAAAAATGCGACCTACTGGTCGTTCTGGTGCCCGAGGGCTTCAAACCGGGGCAGGATGCCTTGTCGGTGCTCGTGGCCCATGCGCTCAAATGCGGCGACCTGGAATCCAAAGCCGGTAAGCACCTTCAACTCTATCTGGCACCCGCTGTCAGCGCGCGGCGCGTGGTTCTTGTGGGTGTGGGCAATGGTTCTGCCCGGGCCATCCGTCAGGCCGTGCAGGCTATTGCAGCAACCTTCAAGCTGTCGCAGGTCAAACGTGCGGTGGTTTGCTTTGCCGGCGAAACCACGGCCGATGGCGTTTGCGCCGCTATACAAGCAGTCGCTGATGCCAGTTATGTTTACACGACTACCAAGCCCAAGGCGGATGCGCGCACCTTGAATCGGGTGGTGATCGGGGTCGCTCATGTGGAAGCGGTGCGAGAGGCGTTCGCGCAAGGGGTGGGCCTTGTGGAGGGCGTAGAGTTCGCCCGAGAGTGGGGTAACCGTCCGGCCAACCACGCTACTCCGAATCTTTTGGGCGAAGCCGCCAAGTCCCTTGGCAGGCACCCTCGCGTCCAGTGCAAAGTGCATGGCCCCGCCGAAGTGGCTCGTCTTGGCATGGGCGCATTCATGGCTGTTGCGCGAGGCTCCGAGGAGCCGCTGAGGCTGATCGAACTGCGATACAGCGGCGCAGGCAAGTCAGAGACCCCGGTAGTGCTGATAGGGAAGGGCATCACTTTCGATACTGGCGGAATTTCCATCAAGCCTGCTGCCGAGATGGATGAAATGAAGTTCGACATGTGCGGTGCAGCCAGCGTCCTGGGGGTGTTTCGTGCTCTTGGAGAATTGCAACCCGCTATCAATGTGGTGGGCCTCATCCCGGCCTGTGAAAATATGCCTGATGGTCGGGCCGTGAAGCCCGGTGACGTTGTTACCAGCATGAGCGGTCAGACCATCGAGATATTGAACACCGATGCGGAAGGTCGACTGGTCCTTTGTGACGTATTGACCTATGCCGCGCGCTTCAAACCTGCCGCGGTGGTGGACATCGCCACCTTGACTGGTGCCTGCGTGATTGCTTTGGGCGCAGTCCGCAGCGGACTATTTTCAAACAACGATGCGCTGGCCTCTGCCCTGTCTGCGGCAGGGGATGTGGCTCAGGACTTTTGCTGGCGCATGCCGCTGGACGAGGACTATGCCGAGGGATTGAAGAGCAATTTTGCAGACATTGGCAATGTGGCAGGGCGAGCGGGCGGCTCCATCACGGCGGCCAAGTTCCTGCAGCGATTCGTGGGCGCGTTTCCTTGGGCGCACCTCGACATTGCCGGTACTGCCTGGAAAGGTGGAGCGGTCAAGGGGGCTACCGGCCGACCGGTAGGCCTGCTGGTGCATTACCTGCTGAGCCGTGTTCAGCCGTTATCGGCAAAAGATGCGGTGAAGAAGTCTTCTCCCGCAGTGTCGGCAAGGCCCAACACTCGTTCAAAACCGGCCTGA
- the istA gene encoding IS21 family transposase, translating into MIQSSPREGQGVNVLKSNQRATIETLLERNTSQREIARITGIDRKTVRSYHQRWLEQLQSNSPGVATGSAGQIPPPWPPAPGPVATSLCEPWREFIEAQLRLKRNATAIYQDLVDQHGFDGQYNSVKRFCAKLRHKEPEQFDRLSFLPGEEMQVDYGEGAPTRVPGSDRYRKPRLFVATLRYSRASFRCVVWKSSQQIWAELHERALRYFGGCPQYVVLDNLKEGVLKPDLYEPDLNPVYAAALAHYGVVADPARVRDPNRKGTVEHAIGHTQATALKGRRFESIEAQNEFLAHWEKSWASKRIHGTERRQVQAMFEEERSHLKPLPVLGMQYFDEAVRTVCDDSCVRVDHSSYAARPANIGSKVLVRIYAQRIEIRDMHTRALLRTHAKAERPGTVILPMEERVFNPSRETRLILRQAGEIGEHASRLCELLFAIEGRVGQRKLWGIVGLMRRYPAHCINAACAQALEQGVYSYKRVLALTEALFAQAMAAIEATCGEAPAAGAHALTQQHELIRDAEEYSDLFALAAATANTTTTTTTTTTHNTTNAPGVQP; encoded by the coding sequence TTGATCCAGTCTTCCCCGAGGGAAGGCCAAGGAGTGAATGTCTTGAAGTCCAACCAACGCGCCACCATAGAGACACTGCTGGAGCGCAACACATCGCAACGCGAGATCGCCCGCATCACGGGCATCGACCGCAAGACGGTCAGGAGCTACCACCAGCGCTGGCTGGAGCAACTGCAGTCAAATTCCCCCGGGGTGGCCACCGGCTCGGCAGGTCAAATTCCCCCACCCTGGCCACCGGCTCCTGGGCCGGTGGCCACCTCCCTGTGCGAACCCTGGCGCGAGTTCATCGAAGCCCAGCTGCGGCTGAAGCGAAACGCCACGGCCATCTACCAGGACCTGGTCGACCAGCACGGCTTTGATGGCCAGTACAACTCGGTCAAACGCTTCTGTGCAAAGTTGCGGCACAAGGAGCCCGAGCAGTTCGATCGCCTGTCCTTCCTGCCCGGCGAGGAGATGCAGGTGGACTACGGCGAGGGCGCGCCCACCCGCGTGCCCGGCAGCGACCGGTACCGCAAGCCCCGCCTGTTCGTGGCCACCTTGCGGTATTCCCGTGCCAGTTTCCGGTGCGTGGTCTGGAAGTCCAGCCAGCAGATCTGGGCCGAGCTGCACGAGCGGGCCCTGCGGTACTTCGGGGGCTGCCCCCAGTACGTGGTGCTGGACAATCTGAAGGAAGGCGTCCTCAAGCCCGACCTGTACGAGCCCGATCTCAACCCGGTGTACGCCGCCGCCCTGGCGCACTACGGCGTGGTGGCCGACCCGGCGCGGGTGCGAGACCCCAACCGCAAGGGCACGGTGGAGCATGCCATCGGCCATACCCAGGCCACGGCCTTGAAGGGCCGGCGCTTTGAGTCCATCGAGGCCCAGAACGAGTTCCTGGCGCACTGGGAGAAGAGCTGGGCATCCAAGCGCATCCACGGCACCGAGCGACGCCAGGTGCAGGCCATGTTCGAGGAAGAGCGCAGCCACCTCAAACCCCTGCCAGTGCTGGGAATGCAGTATTTCGACGAGGCGGTGCGCACCGTCTGCGACGACAGCTGTGTGCGGGTGGATCACAGCAGCTACGCCGCTCGCCCGGCGAACATCGGCTCCAAGGTGTTGGTGCGCATCTACGCCCAGCGCATCGAGATTCGTGACATGCACACCCGTGCCTTGCTGCGCACCCACGCCAAGGCCGAGCGTCCCGGCACGGTGATTCTGCCCATGGAGGAGCGGGTGTTCAATCCGTCTCGCGAGACCCGCCTGATCCTGCGTCAGGCCGGCGAGATTGGTGAGCACGCCAGCCGGCTGTGTGAGCTGCTCTTTGCCATCGAGGGTCGTGTCGGGCAGCGCAAGCTCTGGGGCATTGTGGGACTCATGCGCCGTTACCCGGCGCACTGCATCAATGCCGCCTGCGCCCAGGCCCTGGAGCAAGGGGTCTACAGCTACAAGCGCGTGCTGGCGCTGACCGAAGCCCTCTTTGCCCAGGCGATGGCGGCCATCGAGGCTACCTGCGGCGAAGCACCCGCCGCCGGTGCCCACGCGCTGACGCAGCAGCATGAGCTCATCCGAGACGCTGAGGAGTACAGCGATCTCTTCGCGCTCGCCGCCGCCACGGCAAACACCACCACCACCACCACCACCACCACCACCCACAACACCACCAACGCACCGGGAGTTCAGCCATGA
- the istB gene encoding IS21-like element helper ATPase IstB, producing the protein MLNEHTLNQLRALRLDGMVAALNDAATHITASELPFEQRLALLVQREVDWRDSKRLERLLKAARLKVSSACLEDIDWRGSRGLSREVIASLATGDWLRHGHNVLLTGATGCGKTWLARALGQQAARLGFSVLYTRAPRLLEELHVAHGDGSFAKRLAQLARLDLLILDDFGIAPIAAHERNDLLELLDDRVGTRSTLITSQLPVTAWHAWLDEPTLADAILDRIVHGSHKMALKGESMRKLAKAG; encoded by the coding sequence ATGCTCAACGAACACACCTTGAACCAACTGCGCGCCCTGCGCCTGGACGGCATGGTGGCCGCCCTGAACGATGCCGCCACCCATATCACTGCCAGTGAGTTGCCCTTTGAACAACGCCTGGCGCTGCTGGTGCAGCGCGAGGTGGACTGGCGCGATAGCAAACGCCTGGAGCGTCTCCTGAAGGCCGCCCGATTGAAGGTCTCCAGCGCTTGTCTGGAGGACATCGATTGGCGTGGCAGCCGGGGGCTGAGCCGAGAGGTCATCGCCAGCCTGGCCACAGGCGATTGGCTGCGCCATGGTCACAACGTCCTGCTTACCGGCGCCACCGGCTGCGGCAAGACGTGGCTGGCCCGTGCGCTGGGGCAGCAGGCGGCACGCCTGGGCTTCTCGGTGCTCTACACCCGCGCCCCAAGGTTGTTGGAGGAGCTGCACGTAGCCCACGGCGACGGCAGCTTTGCCAAGCGGCTGGCGCAACTGGCGCGACTGGACCTGCTCATCCTGGACGACTTCGGCATTGCCCCGATTGCTGCACACGAGCGCAATGACCTGCTGGAACTGCTGGACGACCGGGTGGGCACGCGCTCGACGCTCATTACCAGCCAACTGCCGGTAACGGCCTGGCATGCCTGGCTGGACGAGCCCACGCTGGCCGACGCCATACTGGACCGCATCGTGCATGGCTCGCACAAGATGGCCCTCAAGGGCGAGTCGATGAGAAAGCTCGCCAAGGCCGGCTGA
- the istB gene encoding IS21-like element helper ATPase IstB, protein MNMIEIERALRELRLSGIAETLSTRVMQAQAAQQPFLETFAAMLQDELDRRRSRLTERRFKRSGLDERPSLADFDWRFNPKLPRSACFELHTLKFIGEGANALIIGKPGTGKSHVAKAVAYQATLQGYDVRYLEADTEFARYALATTAERTELLKDWVAPDLLVLDDLFLARRISEHAAEVLQAIVHQRYKLRRAVLITSNRVVQDWGKYLGDATMASTILDRLMHRCAMLEFEGKSYRLKEAAARIAITPESS, encoded by the coding sequence ATGAACATGATCGAGATCGAACGCGCGCTGCGCGAGCTGCGCCTGTCCGGCATCGCCGAGACCCTGTCCACCCGCGTGATGCAGGCCCAGGCCGCCCAGCAGCCTTTCCTGGAGACCTTCGCCGCCATGCTGCAAGACGAGCTGGACCGCCGGCGCTCTCGCCTGACCGAGCGCCGCTTCAAGCGCTCGGGTCTGGATGAGCGCCCCTCGCTGGCTGACTTCGACTGGCGTTTCAACCCGAAGCTGCCGCGCAGCGCCTGCTTCGAGTTGCACACCCTGAAGTTCATCGGCGAGGGGGCCAACGCGCTGATCATCGGCAAGCCGGGCACCGGCAAGAGCCATGTGGCCAAGGCCGTGGCCTACCAGGCCACGCTGCAGGGCTATGACGTGCGTTACCTGGAAGCCGACACCGAGTTCGCCCGTTACGCGCTGGCCACTACGGCAGAGCGCACCGAGCTGCTCAAGGACTGGGTCGCGCCGGACCTGCTCGTCCTCGATGACCTGTTCCTGGCCAGACGCATCAGCGAGCATGCCGCTGAAGTCCTACAGGCCATCGTGCACCAGCGCTACAAGCTGCGCCGCGCTGTTCTCATCACGTCCAACCGCGTGGTGCAGGACTGGGGCAAATACCTCGGCGACGCCACCATGGCCAGCACCATCCTGGATCGCCTCATGCACCGCTGCGCGATGCTGGAGTTCGAGGGCAAGAGCTACCGCCTCAAGGAGGCCGCTGCACGCATCGCCATCACACCCGAGTCGTCATAA
- a CDS encoding sirohydrochlorin chelatase, with amino-acid sequence MSEIPPAIVLFSHGSRDPLWRAPIEAVAARIASQYPDRPVQCAYLELCEPTLAQATELLSQQGSTHITVVPMFLGTGKHAREDLPLLVEQIRSRHQSVQFTIQGAIGEDHRMTALMAEIACDSSITTPNP; translated from the coding sequence ATGTCCGAAATACCACCGGCCATCGTGCTCTTTTCCCATGGTTCGCGCGACCCACTTTGGCGTGCCCCCATAGAAGCGGTTGCGGCGCGCATTGCCTCGCAATACCCTGACCGGCCGGTGCAATGCGCTTATCTTGAATTATGTGAGCCGACATTGGCCCAAGCCACTGAGTTGCTCTCTCAACAAGGGTCCACCCATATAACGGTGGTACCCATGTTTCTAGGCACCGGAAAGCATGCACGAGAGGACCTTCCATTGCTGGTGGAGCAAATCCGCTCGCGCCACCAATCCGTACAGTTCACCATACAGGGCGCCATTGGGGAAGACCACCGCATGACCGCTTTAATGGCAGAAATTGCCTGCGACTCTTCGATAACCACACCCAACCCTTAG